The following nucleotide sequence is from Bacteroidota bacterium.
GGATATCGGCCCTGCGTAACACATCCACAATGGTTAGGGCCTCTATTTCTTCGAACCCTTCGGCAAAATGAACAAATGCTGTTTTCATGTTCCGATAATTTTAAGTGATGTTTAAATTTATGAAGTAATTTTCGAAATATTGTGCTCCAGGTAATTTTAAAACCCTTACTCCGGTGTATTGTCTAAAATTTCTCTCAGAAATTCGGTTTCGTACCCTCTCTGTGCAGCAAAGGCACTTAGTTTTTGATAGCGTTTGTAGGGATTCGTCTCCTTTATGGTGTTGTTTTTCTTTTGCAACTCGCGTATGACAAGTGTTTTGTATTCCTTCGCAGGAAAACTTACCAGGCATGTTTCGATGGATTTTGGGGCAATCCCTTTTCGTTTAAGCAAGTACCTTATTTTGTGTTTTCCCCATTTCCCTTGCCGGATTTTATCGTTCACAAAGGCTTGGGTGTAGCGCGCCTCATCAATGTATTTTTCACTCGTTAGTATTTGGCTGATATTGTCGAACTCTCCAGATAAATCCCATTCGTCGAGGCGGGTCTTAATGTCTAAAAGGCACTTTTCGGCTTTGCTGCATAAGTATTTCAGCTTTTCGAGCGCTTCGTCGCTGTTTATTTGTTTTCTTACCTCCATGATTTGATGATGCGGTTTTTCTGATTTAGGTCCTGAATCAACAGATGTTGAGTAAAGCCATCCTTTCTAAAGACATCAATCGTTTCATCGGCTAGCGATTCATTGATTTCAACCCACAAAACACCAGAGGGTTTTAGGTGATTGCTGGCATAAGAGGCAATTGCTTTATAAAACAATAAGGCGTCGGCATCGGGAACAAACAAGGCAGAGTGAGGCTCAAAATCCAGCACATTGGCTTGCATCAGTTGCTGTTCTGCCATACGAATATACGGCGGATTGCTCACAATCAGATCGAAAAGGGGAAAATGAATGTGAGGATGAAGAATATCGTCTAATCTGAAGTCTATTTCCATCTGATGCCGAATGGCATTGCGCCTTGCGGTTTCAAGCGCGCCGGGAGAGATGTCGATGGCAGTTACCTGGGCTCCCATTATGTGTTTTTTCAGTGAAATGGCAATGCAGCCGCTTCCGGTTCCGATATCCAAAATGCGAGGTTGATGCAGCTTGTTGTCCCTGATAATGGAATCAACGAGTAATTCAGTTTCCTGACGTGGAATGAGCACAAGGCCATTCACCTCGAAATTTAAGCCGTAAAAATCAGCTCGTCCCAGTACGTATTGGATAGGCTCATTAAGTGCCAGTCGCTCCAGAATGTTCTTCATTATGCCAATTGGCTCAGAACCGAGTTTTACTTCGGACTGAGTATGAAGCTGAATGGGGCTTAATCCAATTGCAAATTCAGCCGCCAGGGAGAATATGCTGTCTGTCTCCTGTCGATCGTAAATTCCTTTCAGCCTTTCGCGAAATAATAGTTGAAGCTGCTGAAGGGTTTGGGGGTAAAAGATATTCTTTTCCTCTGACATGCAAATAAATTTCAAGGATTTGTATTTTTGACTGTCGCAGGACCTATCGCAAAGCTATGCAGCAAATCTATGAAAAATACATACGCCGGTGCATCGATCTGGCATTAAATGGCAAAGGAAATACCCGCACCAACCCCATGGTAGGTTGTGTAATCGTATACGACGACAGGATTATTGGCGAGGGCTATCATGAGTATTTTGGGGGTCCCCATGCAGAGGTAAACGCCATACGTGCTGTGAAAGACCCGTCGCTGCTGACTAGATGCACCTTGTATGTTAGCCTGGAACCTTGTTCGCATACCGGTAAAACACCTCCCTGCTCCGACCTTATAATCGAAAAAAAAATACCCCGTGTGGTCATAGGTTCCGGCGATCCGAATTCGCTGGTGGCCGGAAGAGGCATTCAGAAACTCCGAAATGCAGGCATCGAAGTGATAGAAGGTGTGCTCCACGAAGAATGTAAGGCTATCAACCACGAGTTTTTTACTTTTCACAGTAAAAAAAGACCCTACATTATACTGAAGTGGGCCCAATCGGCCGATGGCTTTATGGACGTGATTCGGCCAGCCGGCTCTCCGGTGGGCCCTTACTGGATTTCGAACAGCCTATCGCAGCGTATGGTGCACAAATGGCGCACTGAAGTGGATGCTATCTTAGTTGGCACCAATACGGTAATCGCCGATAACCCCTCACTTACGGCCCGTTTGTGGCCAGGCCAATCGCCCCTGCGGGTTGTTCCTGACCGTTTTGGTCGGCTCGACACTTCTTACAAGGTTTTCTCTGCTGAAACCCCTACCCTTGTGTTTACAGAAGAGCAAAAGCCCGATACAGCTTCGGTGCATTACGAGCAAATCAATTTTGGGGAACATGCTCTGGAACAAATGCTCCAGTACCTCTGGGGCATTGAAGTTCAATCGCTACTGGTTGAAGGGGGCAGTAAACTTCTGAAGTCGTTTATCGACCAAAACCTTTGGGACGAAGCCAGGGTATTCACTGGTTCCAGGGCTTTTCATGATGGCTTACCTGCTCCGGTACTACAGCAAGAATGCATAGAAGATATACAAATACTCAACGATCAGTTGACAATTTTCAAACCCATCGCTACTCAGGCAATTTAATTCGACCGGTGTGCTATGTTTTTTTTGTAAATTGCCTCCCACTAAATATTGAATTGCCTTGTTGCTTCGCCCTTTTATATTCTTTTTGCTTTTAGTTTTTTCCGCAGGTAAGGTTTCGGCACAAAATGCCCGGCAATATCTTAAGGCTGGCGATTTACTTTTAGAAAGCGGAATGCCGGATGCAGCCCTTGAAGAGTATTACAAGGCTTATTCCATCGATTCTACCGATGGTAAATTGCATGCTGCCATTGGTCTGGCCCACCTGGCCAAAACCGACAGCCTGAATGCAGCCGAAAACTTCTGCAGGGCTGCAATGCTGGATTACGATGCAGCGGCCAATTACACATTGGCTTCGGAACTTTTTTTACAGCTGAAGGAATATACCAATGCCCGTAGTTGCGCAGATAAAGGTTTAAAGATCAAACCCCGGGACGAGGAGCTCCTTCTGATAAAAACACGCATACTTTTAAAACAGGAAGATTACAATCAAGCCTATACCGTTGCTGAGGCTGCGCTGGCTATCACTGAAACCGCCCGCACTTTGTATTACTTTGGCTTAGCAGCCTTCCATGCCGGAGATACACTTGCTGCCGAAAAGGCTCTCGAAAAAGCAATTATTCGCGACAGCCGGTTTGAAGATGCCTACCTGGCACTTGCAGAAATACAATATACCCTTGGCCTCTACCAATATACCATCGACAATTGCTCAGTAGTTATAATTAGTCTAAATGCTGAAAATGCCAAAGCACTTGCTCTTAGAAGCAATGCCTACCTGCGACAAAACGATACTATCAAAGCTCTTACCGACTTAAACAAAGCACTAATAGTTGGAGGAGATAATTATTCCCTTTACATGCTTCGTGCAGGTATTCATGAGGCTTTAATGGATACTACCCAAGCTATTGCTGATTATACCCAAGCCCTGACGCAAATCGATACCTCTATGGACGCCCTTACAAAAAGAGCAGCTCTGTATGCATTGCTTGGCGAAAAGGAAAATGCACTGAAAGATTACCGTCGCATATTGCTGCTGATAGGTACCGATGAATCACATGCAAATTTGGCCGGAAAAATCCAACAAAGCATCTTCGACCTTAGCAGGGAGGAAAATGAGCCTGTGCTTACCCTGCTTTCGCCCGAATTAAACGAACAAGCAGAAATAAGGGTAGAAGAAGGCCAAAAGCAGCTGACTGTCTCAGGAACTATCAGTGATGTGTCGGGGGTAAAAATATTGCGGCTCAATAACCTTAACCTAAGCTTTTTACCTTCTGGTGTAGGCGAATACCGTTTCGATACCCTCCTTGCGCTTGAATCGGTCGATTTTATTTCTTTTACCATTGCCGATATTTATGACAACCTCAGCACAGAGACTTATCCTATTATAAAAACAGAAAAAGAAAAACCACGTTTTGAGCTTCAAAACCCCATTATTGGCGAAGAAACTCAAATTTTGCTTCATCCAGACGACAATAGTCTTTACTTCGAAGGCAGGATATTGGATAAAAGTCCGATTGTTTCCATAAAAATTGATGACATCGATGCCAACTTTATCCGGGAGGACTATAATCCCCGGTTTACTGCCATTGTCGATGTCAGGAACAGTGCATCTATTAGCATTTCTGCCACCGATATGTATGGCAATCAATCGTTGCGCGACTTTGCGCTCCTGCGCCCATCGAAACTGAGGTCTGATGAAAGTCCCATGGGCAAAACCTGGCTGGTGGTGCTAGAGAACAACAATTACACACACCACAATAACAGCAGTTTACCAGGGGAAGAAATAAAAAACCTTTTGGAGACTTTTAGTAAATACGAATTTGCCGGACTTATTCACAAAACCAACATGAGCTTACGCGATATGGAATGGTTTTTTTCGATTGAATTACGTGACCTGGTGCGAAACAACAAAGTAAAATCCTTGCTTATCTGGTATTCCGGATTAGGTGATGTGCAGGAAGAAATTGCCTGCTGGTTGCCTGTCGACAGTCGCATCAAGGATGCTTCGGGTTCATATAAAATCAATGCATTAAGGGCTTCATTGGCAAGCTATTCGTCGCTCGAACACCTTTTAGTAATAAGCAGTGCAGGATTGCTTAAAACTTCGGAAAGCCTAATCCCCTACAGCCTCGAAAACTGCAACAATACTGTACTCATCTCAAAAAAATCGGCCCAGATGTTTGGTGCTACTTTTTTAGATACCGGACAAAACCATGCAGTGTTTCTTTCTGCTTTTACCGATGCCTTGCAAGCGAACCCTGCCTCGTGTATTCCTTTAGATGCTCTTTACGAAAGAATATCACTACGCATGGAACAGGAAGGATTGGAAAAGCCCGTTTTGGTTCCTTTCGGAAATCTGGATCACGAGGATGGCACTTTTTTCTTCGTGCGAAAAAATATTCAGGAATGAAGCTCCCCGCAGCAAGCTGACGGGGTATCTGCAAAGGATTTTATTTTATTCGCCTCAAGAGGCGGGGTATTTACCCACGCACCCGCTTTCAGTCCTGATGTAAATCGGGATTCGACTATAAAATTTGGTAATGGTGCCAAAAATAGTTGGTGATTATTTGTTTTAAATTTTGTAAAATACAAGAGTAAATCTAAAGAGGACTTAGGCTCTGCTGGAGAGCAACCTGATAGCAATAAGATTTACCACGGGAATTGGGCCCTGACTAACAATCAGGGCCTTTTTATTCAATTTCTGTGATTATGGCTTAGAAAACTCTTTGGTTTTTATAGTATAAATACCATCTTATAAAGCTTTTACGATGTTCTTTGGATAGTCCTCGGTGTAGAGTTATGTGACTTTTAAGATGTCCAAAAAATGACTCTAATCCATTTGTGGATTTTGGAATTCTGTCATTGTCCAGATAATGGAACATATCAGGCAAAGCCTTCTTAATAACTGTAAATGAACGCCTAACCATTTTATGAGTGTACCAATACCTTCCAGTATCAAAGTTGTAGCTTTTTTGATCTAAGAATTCCTTATGTTTTTCATGCCAGTTGTATAAGTTGACAACCCAATTCCCCCATTGCTCTTTATTCTCAATTTTATGTAACTGGTTTATAATAGTTCTAAGTTCCATACCTGCAATACTCTTGGGGTTCATTGTAAGCCAGATACGACACATTCTTTGAACATGAATAATACACCGTTGAACGGTTACATGTTTACATACTTTACGAATCGCTTTAAGCAGTGATTTATGTCCATCGCATGTTATACTTTCTATTTGGACTCCAAGCTTTAATAGATTTTCCAGGTCTTCTTTCATTTCGTCATACCATTCCCCATCAGTTAATCGATACAACTGTGTGAATTTTATCGTGTTATCTCTGTAAAGAACCAAACAAAGATCTTTACTGAAGTAGGTTCCATCTATCAATAAATTAACCTTCTCTGATGGCTTAACTGCATATACAGGGGATTGTGAGAGATAATAAGAAAACATTCGCTTAAGCGTCCGCTCAGAGTATCCACTGGATTTGCTTATCTGTGGTATCGTTTGTCGTCCAATAACCCAATGCTGAAACCAAACTTTTTGATTTGTTTTCTTTGTAAATAGACTAGCATTAGTGAATAATATACCGCAAAATTGACATTTAAAACGTTGTTTTCCTTGCTGGGTTCCCCATTTGATTAAATTCAAACTTTGACATGCCCAACAACGCTTTTTTTTGATGTTTTCATAAATATAAAAGAGTTAACTGAAACAACTTTCAATTAACTCTTTTGTATCTCAATAGTGACAAGGAATAAAAAACTTTTTACCAACTATTTTTGGCCTCTATATCTAAAATTTCATTTCGTGAACTCATGAAATTTAAGTCTCAAGAATAAAGCATGCCTCTGTACTATCGCCTAAGGAGAAATATGCCACAGAGCCCTAATAAGCGTTTATCAACTGAAGGTGCTAAACGATTTTAGCCACAAAGAATTCTCTGTTAAGTCGGGCAATGTGCGAAAGTGAAATTTCTTTGGGGCATTCAGCCTCACAAGCACCTGTGTTGGTACAGTTTCCAAAGCCCAGTTCGTCCATGGCCTTTACCATATTCTTCACCCTTTCTTTGGCCTCTACCTTGCCTTGTGGCAGGTTGGCGTATTGCGATACCTTTGCAGCCACAAAAAGCATAGCCGAAGCATTTTTGCAGGAAGCTACGCAAGCCCCGCAACCAATGCAAGCTGCGGCATCCATCGCCGTATCGGCATTTCGCTTAGGTATTGGAATAGCGTTTGCATCGGGTACTCCTCCGGTATTTACTGAGACATAGCCACCGGCCTGCATGATTTTATCGAAAGCACTGCGGTCGACTACCAGGTCGCGAATAATCGGAAATGGTTTGGCCCTCCAGGGCTCAATGACAATGGTGTCGCCATCTTTAAACTTCCGCATGTGAAGTTGGCAGGTTGTAACTGCTGTATCAGGTCCATGCGGACGGCCATTAATATAAAGTCCACACATGCCACAAATGCCTTCGCGGCAATCGTGATCGAAACACACCGGTGTGGCAATGTTATCGTCAATAAGCTGCTGGTTTAAGATATCAAGCATTTCGAGAAAAGACGAATCGGGAGAAATACCTTTAAGTTGATACGTTTCGAACTTTCCCTTGGCAGAGGCGTTTTTTTGCCTCCATATTTTAAGTGTCAAATCCATTGCATTCAATTTTATTTTTCGAATAATGAAATCCTCTTGCCGAAGCAGGCTTTATTTTTTATAATTCCGCTGAGCCACCTTAATAAACTCATAATTGAGTGGCTCTTTGTGAATCTGCGGATCTTTGTCGGCTCCTTTAAACTCCCAGGCACCTACAAACATAAAATCGTTGTCGTTGCGCTTGGCTTCTCCTTCTTCGGTCTGATGCTCTTCGCGGAAATGGCCGCCGCAGGATTCTTCACGCATCAGAGCATCGCGGGCCATGAGTTCACCTATTTCGATGAAATCGGCCACCCGACCTGCTTTTTCCAATTCCGGATTAAATTCATCCTTTTCACCAGGTATTTTTACATCTTTCCAGAACGAATCGCGCATCTGTTTAAAGTCTGAAATGGCTTGCTCCAGTCCTTGTTTGTTGCGGCCCATGCCCACCAGGTCCCAAAGTCGAAGTCCGAATTCTTTGTGGAAATAGTCCACCGACTTGTTTCCTTTGATGCTCATAAGCCTATCGACCCGCTGGACTATTTCCTGCTCAGCAGCCACAAACTCAGGTTCGTTGGTTGTCATGCGGGGCGTTAATATATCATCGGCAAGGTAATTCTGAATGGTATAAGGCAATACGAAATAGCCGTCGGCCAGGCCTTGCATCAATGCCGAAGCACCAAGCCTGTTAGATCCGTGATCGGAAAAGTTAGCCTCGCCAATGGCGTAAAGCCCAGGTATGGTAGTCATTAGTTCGTAATCGACCCAGGTGCCACCCATGGTATAGTGAATAGCAGGGTAAATCATCATGGGAGTTTCGTAGGGATTCTCGTCAACTATTTTTTCGTACATCTGAAAGAGGTTGCCATAGCGTTCTTCCACTACGTCCTTTCCCAAACGCTTGATGGAGTCGGAAAAGTCGAGGTAAACGGCCAGTCCGCTGCCTACGCCGTAACCGGCATCGCAGCGTTCTTTGGCTGCCCGTGAGGCTACATCGCGTGGTACCAAGTTACCAAAGGCAGGGTAACGGCGTTCGAGGTAATAATCGCGGTCGGTTTCGGCTATTTCGGTAGGTTTCAGCTTGCCACTGCGTATGGCTTCAGCATCTTCTTTTTTCTTGGGCACCCAAATGCGGCCATCGTTCCGAAGGCTCTCGCTCATGAGGGTGAGTTTCGACTGAAAAGTACCATGCACAGGTATGCAGGTAGGGTGTATCTGCACAAAAGCAGGGTTGGCAAAATAGGCTCCCTTTTTATATACCTGCCAGGCGGCACTGCCATTCGATCCCATGGCATTGGTCGATAGGAAAAAGGCGTTTCCATATCCACCAGATGCAATAACCACAGCGTGCGCAAAATGCCGTTTTATTTTACCGCTAACCAGGTCGCGCGAGATAATTCCGCGGGCTTTACCATCAACCATAACCAGGTTAAGCATTTCGTGGCGGGTAAACAACTCGATTCCTCCCAGGTGCACCTGGCGCATCATGGCGCTGTAGGCACCGAGCAGCAATTGTTGCCCTGTCTGGCCTCGGGCATAGAAGGTACGCGATACCTGTGCGCCTCCGAACGACCGGTTGTCGAGCAATCCGCCATATTCGCGGGCAAAGGGTACACCCTGAGCCACACACTGGTCGATAATAGAGTTACTTACCTCGGCAAGACGGTATACGTTGGCTTCGCGCGAACGGTAGTCGCCTCCCTTAATGGTATCGTAGAAAAGACGGTAGACACTGTCTCCATCATTCTGGTAGTTCTTGGCTGCGTTGATACCCCCTTGTGCTGCAATACTGTGCGCACGGCGGGGACTGTCCTGGTAACAAAAGGCTTTTACCTTAAAACCCATTTCTGAGAGGCTGGCGGCTGCCGAGGCACCGGCAAGCCCTGTGCCTACTACAATAATATCGAGCTTACGTTTGTTCGATGGGTTCACCAGACGTTGAGTGGCTTTGTAGTTTTTCCACTTATCGGCCAGGGGGCCTTCGGGTATCTTAGAGTTCAAAGTTGTCATATCACAAAAAATTAAGCTTACTTAAAAAAATAAATTACCACCGGAATAGCCATAAAACCCAATGTTACAACCAGTGTATACAAAAGACCAAGGCCTTTTATGATAGGGGTATATACCGGATGGTTAAGCCCCAGGGTTTGAAAAGCCGATTGAAAACCGTGGTGAAGGTGAAATCCCAAACCAAGCAAAGCCACAAGGTAGAATACTACAGCACCCAACATTTTAAAGCGGGTAAAGACGAGCGTACCCAGATCGTGGTAGCTTTTACCGTCGTAAACTACTTCGCCCACATCGCCAATGAATTTTGCCTTGATGTAAAAATCGAACAAGTGTAAAATCAGGAAAATGGTGATGACAAGGGCTGTATGAAACATGTATTTGGAAAAAAACGAAAGCTGCGAGTTATTGGCAACCTTATAACCTACCGGACGAGAAAGCATGTTCTGAATACTTAACACTGCCCCATATACCATATGCAGGATAAAACCGCCAAACAAGGCAAATTCCATTATTTTAATGACTTTGTTGGTGCCCATAAAATGGGCTGCTTTGTTAAAAGGCTCAAAGCTGTCCTGTGTAATGATCAGCAGGTTAATGCCCAGGTGAACAAGCAGAAACGAGATGAGAAACAGGCCCATCAGCGACATAAGCAGCTTCTTGCCAATTGAAGAATAAAAAATGTTGCTCATTAGATAAGAATGTTTAAATAGATAGTTAAAACCAAGCTTAAAAGTACCCCGAATTGGCACATTTTGCAACAGCTTGCAGGGCCAATAAAAGTATTTATATTTATTTTAAATTACAACCGCCAGTTATCAGGCTTTTTCATGAAAAATAAATACTTCAGCCTGACTTTTAAAAGACGGACTAACTGTGGAAGATGTTAACTAGAAGGTGCAAGCTACAATCTTGCGTTATCTGAATTTTTTTTCATTATGAGAAGAACAAGGCGTAAAAAAACTATATACCCACGTTGGCACATGAGTAGGGTTCAGCTGTTAGTCTGATAGTTTATTTCTTTTTCTGATAAACCCTTACCCAGTCGATGTACATGTGTTGTGGAAATATGCTTTCTGAATCTGGACGTCCGGCGGTTTTATTTCCAACCGCAACATTCAGCAAAATAAAGAATTCCTTATGAAACTCCGACAAGTAATCGGCAGTAATCGGTGTAGAAGCATATTCATTGCCATCGACCAACCAAACCATCTTTTGGGCATCCCAATCAAGCTCAAAAATGTGGAACGCATCGGCAAACCTGCCCTCTTTATTTTTGTATGAAACTGCTCCCATATTCGCATGTAAACCATCTGCACCGGCATAATGAATATTACACTCTACCACCGAATCGTTTTTGGATCCATATAATTCCAATATATCAATCTCGCCGGATTGAGGCCAGGGTGTGTCGCCTCCATTTTCATCGATATTTGTACCCAGCATCCAAACAGCTGGCCATAATCCATGGCCATAGGGAAGTTTAACGCGGACAACTATCTTACCATATTTCCATGCCTGTTTGTTTGCTGTATTTAAGCGTGCAGAAGTATATTGGTCCATTCCATGTACTTCACTTTCGTGAATCGCTTTTATAACAAGGCATCCGTTTTCGATATATGCATTTTCAGGGCTGTTGGTATAACGTTGCCACTCATCGTTGAAATGTCCGGCTTTCAATTCCTGAAAATTCCAGTTCTTTTCATCGATGGTTGTAGCCTCAAACTCATCCGACCAGGCTAAGTAATAATCCGGTCCGGGGTTATAGTCGGCACTATTTTGGCTAGATGAAGAATCTGAATCATTTGGGGCGCTGCCTTTCCCGGAGTTCGCAAAGGAATGAAGCGAAAGAAACATCATTGAGATAATGGCGAAAATTATTGGTAATCTTTTCATGGTATATTGAATTATTTCATTTGCTAAAATAGGTGCTTTGGTTAGCTCTGAAGCTTCATCCCTCAGCGCAGTTTTCACTAGGCTGCTTTATTTTTTTAGTATCCGCCAAAATTTGTTGTCTATTTATTTTGTCAATTTCCAACATATTATCCATTTCTGTATAATTTCTTTGTCTTTATAAATGTAGCAAATGCTACAAAAATAAAAAAGAGGGTGTCCAAAAATGGGCATCCTCTTTATATTTCTCTTAGTAGGAATTACATTTTAAAAAGAACTTTATAGGCCCAGGCTTCGAGTTGCAGTTTTTCGCCTGCATTCATCACTTCGGTCTGGGAGCTGAAATACTCCTTGTAGGCTCCTTCCATACCACCAGGAACAATTATTTCCTGGTTTTCTGCAGAAAGATTCAATACCACATAAACTTCTTGTTCTCCTTTCGCCCGCTTAAATACAAATACGCTCTGGTGGGTGGTGTCAAGCACCTGCATGCTACCTCCGGCTGCTCCGTTCCAGAATACCTCATTTTCTTTTTTCAGACTGGTAAGCGATTGATAAAAGGGCACCATGCTTTCGTTACTCCAGTCGACCTGGTCTTTTTCGAAAAACTCAAGTCTTTTGTTCATTCCCGCTTCTTGTCCGGTGTAAAGCAAAGGCATGCCAGGAAGGGTAAAGCTCATTACAGCGAAAGTTTTTACTCCCTCACCCATGCGTTCGAATTCGGTGCCGTTCCACGAATTCTCGTCGTGGTTGGTAATGAAGTTCATACGGATTACGGATGGTGGGAAAATGGTATCGTAACGTACAAAATACTCCCGGAGAGCCGATACGCTATCGGCTTTTTTAGCCAGCTGATTCATAATATGGTGCATGTGCCAGGCATAGTTCATGTCGAAAGCTTTTTCCATGAGTCCATAGGTATGTTCGTCTTCGGCCAGCATAAAAACGGGTTTAATGCTATCAAGTGCCACGCGGGCTTTGTTCCAGAACTCTACGGGTACCATTCCGGCCACATCGCAGCGGTAGCCGTCGATATCGGTCTCTTCGACCCAGAATTTCAAAGCATCAATCATAGCCTGATGCAGCCCCTGCTGCTTGTAATCGAGCTGGCACACGTCGGACCAATCGGCAGGGTAGTACATGTTGCCCAGCGAATCTTTGGCATAATATTCAGGGTGTTCGGTAATCCAGTTGTTGTCCCACGAGGTATGGTTGGCTACCCAGTCGATGATGACATACATTCCTTGCATGTGTGCTTCTTCAACCAAGGTTTTGAAATCGTCGAGTGTGCCAAAATCGGGGTTAACAGCCTTATAATCTTTCACCGAGTAATAGCTTCCCAGGCTTCCTTTGCGGTTTTTTTCGCCGATGGGGTGTATGGGCATCAGCCACAGTATGTCTACTCCCAACTCCTTTAGCCTAGGCAGGTGAGGTATAAATGCGTCGATGGTTCCCTCGGGGGTATATTGCCTCAGG
It contains:
- a CDS encoding RecX family transcriptional regulator, encoding MEVRKQINSDEALEKLKYLCSKAEKCLLDIKTRLDEWDLSGEFDNISQILTSEKYIDEARYTQAFVNDKIRQGKWGKHKIRYLLKRKGIAPKSIETCLVSFPAKEYKTLVIRELQKKNNTIKETNPYKRYQKLSAFAAQRGYETEFLREILDNTPE
- the prmC gene encoding peptide chain release factor N(5)-glutamine methyltransferase; this encodes MSEEKNIFYPQTLQQLQLLFRERLKGIYDRQETDSIFSLAAEFAIGLSPIQLHTQSEVKLGSEPIGIMKNILERLALNEPIQYVLGRADFYGLNFEVNGLVLIPRQETELLVDSIIRDNKLHQPRILDIGTGSGCIAISLKKHIMGAQVTAIDISPGALETARRNAIRHQMEIDFRLDDILHPHIHFPLFDLIVSNPPYIRMAEQQLMQANVLDFEPHSALFVPDADALLFYKAIASYASNHLKPSGVLWVEINESLADETIDVFRKDGFTQHLLIQDLNQKNRIIKSWR
- the ribD gene encoding bifunctional diaminohydroxyphosphoribosylaminopyrimidine deaminase/5-amino-6-(5-phosphoribosylamino)uracil reductase RibD, with amino-acid sequence MQQIYEKYIRRCIDLALNGKGNTRTNPMVGCVIVYDDRIIGEGYHEYFGGPHAEVNAIRAVKDPSLLTRCTLYVSLEPCSHTGKTPPCSDLIIEKKIPRVVIGSGDPNSLVAGRGIQKLRNAGIEVIEGVLHEECKAINHEFFTFHSKKRPYIILKWAQSADGFMDVIRPAGSPVGPYWISNSLSQRMVHKWRTEVDAILVGTNTVIADNPSLTARLWPGQSPLRVVPDRFGRLDTSYKVFSAETPTLVFTEEQKPDTASVHYEQINFGEHALEQMLQYLWGIEVQSLLVEGGSKLLKSFIDQNLWDEARVFTGSRAFHDGLPAPVLQQECIEDIQILNDQLTIFKPIATQAI
- a CDS encoding transposase; translation: MNLIKWGTQQGKQRFKCQFCGILFTNASLFTKKTNQKVWFQHWVIGRQTIPQISKSSGYSERTLKRMFSYYLSQSPVYAVKPSEKVNLLIDGTYFSKDLCLVLYRDNTIKFTQLYRLTDGEWYDEMKEDLENLLKLGVQIESITCDGHKSLLKAIRKVCKHVTVQRCIIHVQRMCRIWLTMNPKSIAGMELRTIINQLHKIENKEQWGNWVVNLYNWHEKHKEFLDQKSYNFDTGRYWYTHKMVRRSFTVIKKALPDMFHYLDNDRIPKSTNGLESFFGHLKSHITLHRGLSKEHRKSFIRWYLYYKNQRVF
- a CDS encoding succinate dehydrogenase/fumarate reductase iron-sulfur subunit, yielding MDLTLKIWRQKNASAKGKFETYQLKGISPDSSFLEMLDILNQQLIDDNIATPVCFDHDCREGICGMCGLYINGRPHGPDTAVTTCQLHMRKFKDGDTIVIEPWRAKPFPIIRDLVVDRSAFDKIMQAGGYVSVNTGGVPDANAIPIPKRNADTAMDAAACIGCGACVASCKNASAMLFVAAKVSQYANLPQGKVEAKERVKNMVKAMDELGFGNCTNTGACEAECPKEISLSHIARLNREFFVAKIV
- a CDS encoding fumarate reductase/succinate dehydrogenase flavoprotein subunit, with protein sequence MTTLNSKIPEGPLADKWKNYKATQRLVNPSNKRKLDIIVVGTGLAGASAAASLSEMGFKVKAFCYQDSPRRAHSIAAQGGINAAKNYQNDGDSVYRLFYDTIKGGDYRSREANVYRLAEVSNSIIDQCVAQGVPFAREYGGLLDNRSFGGAQVSRTFYARGQTGQQLLLGAYSAMMRQVHLGGIELFTRHEMLNLVMVDGKARGIISRDLVSGKIKRHFAHAVVIASGGYGNAFFLSTNAMGSNGSAAWQVYKKGAYFANPAFVQIHPTCIPVHGTFQSKLTLMSESLRNDGRIWVPKKKEDAEAIRSGKLKPTEIAETDRDYYLERRYPAFGNLVPRDVASRAAKERCDAGYGVGSGLAVYLDFSDSIKRLGKDVVEERYGNLFQMYEKIVDENPYETPMMIYPAIHYTMGGTWVDYELMTTIPGLYAIGEANFSDHGSNRLGASALMQGLADGYFVLPYTIQNYLADDILTPRMTTNEPEFVAAEQEIVQRVDRLMSIKGNKSVDYFHKEFGLRLWDLVGMGRNKQGLEQAISDFKQMRDSFWKDVKIPGEKDEFNPELEKAGRVADFIEIGELMARDALMREESCGGHFREEHQTEEGEAKRNDNDFMFVGAWEFKGADKDPQIHKEPLNYEFIKVAQRNYKK
- a CDS encoding succinate dehydrogenase cytochrome b subunit, which gives rise to MSNIFYSSIGKKLLMSLMGLFLISFLLVHLGINLLIITQDSFEPFNKAAHFMGTNKVIKIMEFALFGGFILHMVYGAVLSIQNMLSRPVGYKVANNSQLSFFSKYMFHTALVITIFLILHLFDFYIKAKFIGDVGEVVYDGKSYHDLGTLVFTRFKMLGAVVFYLVALLGLGFHLHHGFQSAFQTLGLNHPVYTPIIKGLGLLYTLVVTLGFMAIPVVIYFFK
- a CDS encoding glycoside hydrolase family 16 protein, which codes for MKRLPIIFAIISMMFLSLHSFANSGKGSAPNDSDSSSSQNSADYNPGPDYYLAWSDEFEATTIDEKNWNFQELKAGHFNDEWQRYTNSPENAYIENGCLVIKAIHESEVHGMDQYTSARLNTANKQAWKYGKIVVRVKLPYGHGLWPAVWMLGTNIDENGGDTPWPQSGEIDILELYGSKNDSVVECNIHYAGADGLHANMGAVSYKNKEGRFADAFHIFELDWDAQKMVWLVDGNEYASTPITADYLSEFHKEFFILLNVAVGNKTAGRPDSESIFPQHMYIDWVRVYQKKK